CAAGAATAATCTCTGTATACGGCGCATCCATATAATCTTTATTCAGTTCCACACTTTTTTGACCCACCGCCGAATCATATTTACCCCAAATAAACAAGGTAGGCACCGTCACCTTCTGTTTTAACGATCGGTTTGAGCTAAAAGGTATCCCCCGATACCAATTTAAAGCACCTGTTAGCCGTTTTGCACCGACGATATCTTTCTGAAAATCATTCAGCTGATGTTCGGTCATTCCTGTAGATTTGAGTAATGAGCGGCCAATATGCGGAAATTTCTCAAATAAAAGTTCAGGAATCTTTGGCAGTTGAAAGAGTCCCATATAATAAGACTTAAACAGTTGATTACTGCTCAGCATAGATTTTAAGAATGCTGCTTTATGCGGTACTGAAATAGCAGTCAAATGTTGAATTTGATTGGGATGGCTAAGTGCAACGTCCCATGCCACCACTGCACCCCAATCATGCCCGACCAAATAGACAGGTTCATTGATCATGTTTAGAAAAGCATGCACATCTGCAACCAATTTAGCACTTCGATATGCAGAGCGGCTTTTTGGCTGTGCACCTAAGCTATAACCACGTTGGTTGATGGCATAGGTACGAAACCCATGTGCATTCAAATAAGTTGCGGTGTCTGTCCAGCTTTGTGCTGTTTCAGGAAAACCATGAAGTAGTACGGTAGGTTTTCCGTCTAAAGGTCCAGAGTCGATGACATCAAAAGTAAGGCCATCACGTTGGAACTGGTCGATTCTCTGTTGTTTTAAGTTCATGATTTGATTTTAAAATTGATGTTTATCTTTTATCTTGCTGCTATTTGCAGATGATAACAGCGCATTACAGGTCAATTGGCCGTGAAATGAGGTCGAAAACGATCTCATACGATTCATGATCATGCTTAATCTATAGTCAGCAGATAATCTAAAGTCAGCAGACAAGTTAAAGTCACAGACAATAAAAAGCCAAACACATGGTTTGGCATCTGAAGTCTTAAATGTGTAGACAAAATTTCTGGATTAAACTAAACCGCCGTGATTGTGCCCAATATGCGGTAATCTTTGGCACCCGTCACTTGGGGTAAGTTGCCACTCAGCTGGTGCATGAAACGCATTGCGAGCCATGCGAATGCCGTGCCTTCTACCCATGTCGGCGCTAAACCTAGATCTGAAGTGGTTTGAACAGACCAGTGGTGTTTGCGTAAACGCCAGCGCAGTTGTTCAAGTAAGTGTGAGTTGTATGCACCGCCACCACAGACATAAACTTCGCCTGTATCCATACCCGAACGGTAAATGGCTTTTTTAATGGCACGCGTCGTCACTTTTAACAAGGTGGCTTGAACGTTTTCAGGGGTATCTTCAAGTTCTTCATATTCTGAATCGTTACGCCAATCTAAAATTTGTTCATCGAGCCATTCCAAATTGAAGTCTTCACGCCCCGTACTTTTTGGGGGTTCTTTAGAGAAAAATTCGTGTTCTTGTAGGCGATCAAGTAGAGCGCGTATGGGTTGACCATAGGCTGCCCAACTGCCATTTTCATCATAAGGTTGACCGGTATAACGATGACACCAAGCATCCATTAAGATATTGGCCGGGCCAGTGTCAAAACCATAGACACCTTGAGGATTTCCAGCGGGCAACATGCTGACATTGGCTATGCCGCCCAAGTTTAAAATGACCCGATGAATTGATTCATGTTGAAACAAGGCTTGATGAAAAGCGGGCACAAGAGGTGCACCTTGACCGCCTGCCGCCATATCACGGCGACGAAAATCTGAAATCACCGGAATTTGCGTAATTTCAGTAATAATATTCGGATCACCAATTTGTAAGGTAAAACCATGTTCAGGGCGGTGACGAATGGTTTGGCCGTGTGAGCCGATGGCTTTGATTTGCGTTTTATCCAGTTTATTTTCAGTGATGAGCTGATTGATACCCTGACCAATCATTTGCGCCAAAGCCACATCGGCTTTGCCCATCCGATCAATTTCATTGTCATCCGGGAGCGTCAGGGCCATCAACTCATCACGCAGATCAGGATCAAACGCTAAGGTCAGCGCTGCATGGAGCTTGAGTGGATCGAAAGAAGCAGCAACAATGTCGACACCGTCCATGCTCGTGCCTGTCATTACCCCAATATAGATCGCTGTCATGATGATTCTAAAGCCTGCAATATGCTGAAAAAGTGTTAGTATATCGCACAAATTGAACAACTGATGTATTTGGGTTTTGTAATGTCAAATTTCCTCGCAGCTGAAGAACAACTTGCCCTCATTCAACGAGGCACGCATGAAATTATTTCTGAAGAAGACCTTCTGAATAAATTAAAACAAAATCGTCCTCTTAAAATCAAAGCGGGTTTTGACCCGACAGCGCCTGACTTACATCTTGGTCATACGGTTCTGATTAATAAACTCAAAGTATTTCAAGACCTAGGTCATGAGGTATTTTTTTTGATTGGTGACTACACCGCAATGATTGGTGATCCGTCAGGCAAGAGTGCAACACGTCCGCCGTTGTCACGTGAACAAGTGTTAGAAAATGCCAAAACCTATCAAGAACAAGTCTTTAAAATTTTGGACCCAAATAAAACCAAAGTGGTGTTTAACTCTGAATGGTTTGCACAAAAAACTGCGGCTGATTTAATCCAATTGGCTTCTCAGCAAACGGTTGCACGGATGCTTGAGCGTGATGATTTCACCAAACGTTATAACAGTCATCAGCCAATTGCGATTCATGAATTCTTGTATCCACTGGTACAAGGCTATGACTCAGTTGCGCTTGAGGCAGATGTTGAACTCGGTGGCACAGACCAAACCTTTAACTTGTTAATGGGTCGTACATTACAAGGTCGTTATAACCAAGAACCACAAGTGTGTATTACTGTACCGATTCTTGAAGGTTTAGACGGCGTCAACAAAATGTCTAAATCTTTAGGGAACTACATTGGTGTCTTTGATGCACCGGGTGCAATGTATCAAAAAGTGCTTTCCATGCCTGACTCCTTGATTGAACGTTATTTTGATCTACTCAGCTTTAAATCTGTTGAAGAGATTGAAGTGTTATTAAAAGAAGTAGCTGAAGGGCGTAACCCTCAAGAAGTGAAAAAAATTCTTGCGCTTGAGTTGGTTGAACGTTTCCACGGAAGCGATGCTGCTGCCAATGCGCATAAAGGTGCAGGCAATATTATTACCGAAGGTGAACTGCCTGAAGGTACACCTGAAGTGACCATTTCACGTGGTGAGTTTGGTGGTGAAATGTTTATCGCATCGATCGTGCGTGCAGCGGGTTTAACCAGCAATGCAGCGCAAGCCAAAGATGCTGTTTCACGTGGAGCCGTTAAGGTCGATTGGGACGTGGTTGATGCTTCTTACTCAGTGAAAGAAAATAAAACCGTGATTGTGCAAGCGGGTAAGAAAGCCATTGCCAAAGTGACGTTCACAGATTAATTCATAATACCTCGATTAAAAAAGCCATCCTTAGAGATGGCTTTTTTATGGCATAATTTTTAAAAATGACTATTTTTTAATAAATTTGATAATTTTTGG
This genomic window from Acinetobacter sp. TGL-Y2 contains:
- a CDS encoding alpha/beta fold hydrolase; the encoded protein is MNLKQQRIDQFQRDGLTFDVIDSGPLDGKPTVLLHGFPETAQSWTDTATYLNAHGFRTYAINQRGYSLGAQPKSRSAYRSAKLVADVHAFLNMINEPVYLVGHDWGAVVAWDVALSHPNQIQHLTAISVPHKAAFLKSMLSSNQLFKSYYMGLFQLPKIPELLFEKFPHIGRSLLKSTGMTEHQLNDFQKDIVGAKRLTGALNWYRGIPFSSNRSLKQKVTVPTLFIWGKYDSAVGQKSVELNKDYMDAPYTEIILDATHWIPTQNAKQLSELIIENITKTQN
- a CDS encoding anhydro-N-acetylmuramic acid kinase, with product MTAIYIGVMTGTSMDGVDIVAASFDPLKLHAALTLAFDPDLRDELMALTLPDDNEIDRMGKADVALAQMIGQGINQLITENKLDKTQIKAIGSHGQTIRHRPEHGFTLQIGDPNIITEITQIPVISDFRRRDMAAGGQGAPLVPAFHQALFQHESIHRVILNLGGIANVSMLPAGNPQGVYGFDTGPANILMDAWCHRYTGQPYDENGSWAAYGQPIRALLDRLQEHEFFSKEPPKSTGREDFNLEWLDEQILDWRNDSEYEELEDTPENVQATLLKVTTRAIKKAIYRSGMDTGEVYVCGGGAYNSHLLEQLRWRLRKHHWSVQTTSDLGLAPTWVEGTAFAWLAMRFMHQLSGNLPQVTGAKDYRILGTITAV
- the tyrS gene encoding tyrosine--tRNA ligase, producing MYLGFVMSNFLAAEEQLALIQRGTHEIISEEDLLNKLKQNRPLKIKAGFDPTAPDLHLGHTVLINKLKVFQDLGHEVFFLIGDYTAMIGDPSGKSATRPPLSREQVLENAKTYQEQVFKILDPNKTKVVFNSEWFAQKTAADLIQLASQQTVARMLERDDFTKRYNSHQPIAIHEFLYPLVQGYDSVALEADVELGGTDQTFNLLMGRTLQGRYNQEPQVCITVPILEGLDGVNKMSKSLGNYIGVFDAPGAMYQKVLSMPDSLIERYFDLLSFKSVEEIEVLLKEVAEGRNPQEVKKILALELVERFHGSDAAANAHKGAGNIITEGELPEGTPEVTISRGEFGGEMFIASIVRAAGLTSNAAQAKDAVSRGAVKVDWDVVDASYSVKENKTVIVQAGKKAIAKVTFTD